The DNA sequence TGCGGTTGCTAACGGCGTGGTTTATGTTGGGCTACTCTGGGATGGACACCATGGCTACGTTGATGCCTTTAACGCCACCAATGGCGCGCTTATCTGGCAGTATGTGACTAGCGGCGGCGTCGAGTCTTCCCCGGCGGTTGTCGATGGCGTGGTTTATGTGGGCACGGTAGCGGGTTATGTGCATGCGCTTAACGCTTCCAGCGGCGCTCAAATGTGGTCTTACCGAACAGGCGGCCAAGTGTTTTCTTCGCCCAACTTCGTTGACGGCGTCCTCTATGTGGGGTCACTTGATGGCTGCGTCTACGCTTTAAACGCGGCAAATGGCGACTGTATCTGGGCTTCTTATTTCGGTAGCCAAGTTTACTCTTCCCCCGTCGTGGTTGATGGCGTCATCTACGTCTGCACCGACACGGGAAACGTCTATGCGCTAAGCGCGGTGGATGGAAGCGTGATCTGGCAAGCCTACGTTGGCAGCGGCAACGACCACACTGATTCCTCACCTGCAGTTGCTCACGGCATCGTCTACGTCGGCGCCCGCAACGGATTCTACGCATTCAACGCCACTTCTGGTCAGCAACTTTGGTTCTTCAACTCGCCCTACACCGCTCGCCACTACACAGGCTACTTCTATTCTTCCCCAACCGTGGCTGGCGACGTTGTCTACTGCGGCTATGAAGACAGCCGTCTATTCGCCCTAAACGCCTACAACGGCTCCATAGTCTGGAGCTACCTCACCGGCGGCTTTCTGTTTTCTTCGCCAGTCATCGTGGACGGCGTCGTCTACATTGGCTCCTACGACGGATACATCTATGCATTAGGCTACACTGGAGCAGCCCACCTGCAGACAATCATCCCCGAATCCACGCCTTCCTCCTCCGCTACGCCAGCCCCCTCCTCTACAGCTTCCCAGTCAAATTCGCCAACAGCTACCCCCACCCCTGCTGCTGTATCTGAGCCAGCTCAAAACGAGCCGCAAACAATTGAGCAGACCCAACCGGACTTAATTTCTCAGAGTCAACCTCTGCAGCCCCAAGCCACAGTTGCCCCCTCAAACCCTGTCTGGATTAACTGGTACATACTTGCCGGAATAGTCGCTGCAGCCCTGGCAGCGCTGATATCGCTTCTAATCGTTTTTAAACCCTCTGCCGCACAGAAAAACCTCTAGCTCCATCTTTAGATTTTTTTCTGCACTCTGGGAGAAGGCATCTTTAGGTTTTTCCATTTAAACTTGCTTTTTGGGGCTCTGATGCGTCGTCTGCGTATGCAGCGTTAACTCTTCTCGGGTGTTGAAGGCTTTGCCGCATAGTGAGCAGCTAAACCTTGTGGGTATGGGGATGGTTTCGGGTGGCGGCGGGCTTGGCGGCGGCTCAGGAGGCATCGGCGGCAGATTGTCCGATACGTTTTCTATGGGTTCGATTGGCCTTTTGGGGTAGGGATAGTCGGGTTCACTCATTTTTTTTACCACGATAGGGGAGAATGGGGGTTTTGATAAGGCTTTGTGGGTGCTCCGCGGCGGCTACATCGCGATGCATTTTGCCTGCGGAATGTGTAAACCCTCCAGTATTCAGGTTTCTTGTTGCCTGAATTTCGCTTCGGTTTTGCCTAATTAGTTAAATAAGAGAGGCTTGCACTATCTATTTTCCAACAGTAGAGGCAAAGTATCAGTTATGCTTATTCGTGAACTTATCGTTGAAAACTTCATGAGCTACGAATACGCCCGCGTCCCCTTCAAACAGGGCGTTAACGTAATCGGGGGACCCAACGGCGCAGGCAAATCCAGCCTGCTGCTAGCCATATCTGTTGGGCTAGGGCAAACCTACACTGAACGCAGCCGCAAACTCAGCGACCTCATCCGCTGGGGCCAAGACCAAGCGCGGGTAACCTTGATTCTGGATAACAGCAAACAGGGCAGCCGACGCCCCGAACCCAAATACCAAAAAGACCAGCTTTTCCTCACCCGCATCCTACGACGCGACGGCAAATACTGGTTTGAACTCGAAAACCGCGCCGCCTCAAAACAGGACGTTGAGCGGCTGCTGGGCAAATTCGGCGTGGACCCCGACAACATGCTCATCATCATGCATCAGAACATGGTGGAGCAGTTCAGCGTACAAAGCAACATCGACAAGCTCCGCATGGTCGAGGACGCCGTGGGGCTTGCGCCCTTCCGCAACAACGTGGTGGAAGCCAAAACCAAACTCACCCGCATCCTCAGCCAAGAAGAATCCGTGGGCAAACTGCTTGAGCAAGCCGAGCAAACCCTTCATTACTGGCGGGAGCAGTACGAGCGGTTCCAGGAGAAAAAGCAGCTGCAGCTCAAACGGAGCTTTCTGGATCGCGAGTTGCTGTGGGCGGAGGTGGAGCGCCGCGAGGACATCGCAAAGAGCCTGCAGGCAAGCTTTAACAAGGCTCAGCAGGCACTGGGCAAAATCGAGGATCAACGCCAAGCCATAATCGGCGAACTCGACGGGCAAACCGAGGAGCAGCAGACGCTGAAAACCCAAATCAGGGGCGTGTTTGATGAGCGATTGGAGCTTGAACGCAAAATCGCCCAGAACCAAAGCAGCCTCAGCCTCATAGAGCAGCTGCTAAGTGAAGTGCAGCTCATTGAATCCCTCGCTGACCCTGGCCAGTTTAAGCTGCTGCGCGCCGAGAGCCTGCGTGAGATGCTGGATGTATCCCAGCAGCAAATAAAGAAAGCCGCCGCGCAAGTTGAGGTTAACCAGAAAAAGCAGCTTAGCCTCGAGAATTCCGCTGACAAAATCGGCACCGCAGCGCTGGATAGGCGCGTTAATTTGGCGCTTTTGGATTTTAAGCGTGACCGCGCCGTCAACGAGCAGAAAGCCGTCGAGAAGTCGCTGCGTGAAGCCCAGGAGAACCTCGCTGAGGCAGTGGCTAAAGCCCAACTGAGCGGTGAACGCATCGCCGTGCTTAAATCCCCCAGCGAAATCCAAGAGGAGATGGGGCAAACCAACGGGCACCTCGCCGCGCTTGCCTCGGTTTCGGAGGAGATTGAGCGGCAATACGAATCCTACTCAAAACTTTACCTTGAACTAAAAGAGAAGGCGCAGCTGGTGGCTGAGAACAGAGAGAAAACCCTACAGGAAGTCAAGACGCGGCTGCAGGCTTGGCGAAGCGTCATCGAGGAGTTGCTTGACCGCGTTAACATAGAGTACCAGCGTATCATGAGCCAAACCCTCGCCACCGGGGAAGTGCAGCTTTCCAACAGAGAGGAAATCGAAACGGCGGGGCTGGAGATTTATGTGGGCTTTAAAGGCAGCAAACCCGTTGCTTTGGATGCTTACACGCAGAGCGGCGGCGAACGCACCACCGCAACCATGGGCTTTCTGCTGGCGCTTCAGCAGCATGTCCGCAGCCCCTTCCGCGCCGTCGACGAATACGACATCCACATGGACCCCAAAAACCGCGAAATGATCGCCAAAGTGCTTGTCGCCATAATTAAGGATGCGGCGGCGCAGTACGTGGTGATTACGCCCAGCCAAATTACCTTTGCCCAAAAGGACGCCAACGTCATCACCGTGCAGAACCTTGAGGGAAAAAGCCTCGTGCGTGAGGTCGCTGCCTGATGCCGCAGGAAATAGCGGAGAAGCGGCTGGGCAAGGAGCGGCTGCAGCGCATCATCGAAATGTGCTTGGCTATCGAGAGCCGCCAAGTTGACCCCTTCACGCTGGAAGTCGATGAGATAGTTAAGGTGGTGCATGCGTATTTTCCGCATTGGCAGCACCCCGACGAACTGCGTCTCGACGCCGAAGCCCTCCATCACCTCGCCACCGTCATCAAAATGCAGAGCGAATGGGTCAAACAGCGCTCCTCCGCCCTATACACTGACCCTTTTCTTATGGAGGAGAAAATCCGCCAAACCAGCCGCGAGGCAATGGTGGATGTTTTCCTGTCAGCTTGGTCGCCGATTGTGGATTCCGAGCAGCTTAGCCTCCACGCCCTCGCGCAGGGACTGCTCTACTGGGATGCGCTGCCGCCGCTGGGCGACCGCTGGAAAAGCATCGATGTCTCCGCGGTGGAGATGGGCTCTGTGAGCCGCGAGGAGATGGTGAAAGCCCGCGTTTTGGGCGACCGCGAATTCGGCGAGGAACTCACCTGCTACTGGCAGGAACTTAAAGCCAAAGCAGCGCCAAACGGCAAAATACCGTATTGGGACTTCATCGGCGCCGACACCTACGAGCAAACCGTGCAACGCGCATTCCTCACAGCGTTTCTAGTCACTTACGGCTACGCCACCTTGGAAATCGACCGCCTCGAAGAAACCGTAGCCATCATCCCCTACGAGGAGCCCCATGAAGCCGCGCTAACAGTGCAGTCCACATCGGTGCCCATCGCGGTGCCATTTGAGGACTGGCAAAAATGGAAGGAAGGCAAACAGCCATGAGTCAACGCAAAAAAGGCATATACGCAGGCAAAATCAAAAAAGCAGCGCAGCTGCTCCTCTACAAACGCCACGCTAAACCCGGCGTAAAAGGCTGGGAGCTACATAAGGCAGTGGGCGCGGATTACCCTAAGGTTCTTGAGGTGCTGGAGGATTATTTGGCGCCTCTGGATTTGCAGGTTAAAACCGTGTTTGAGGAAGAAAAAACCCCCGATAAGCCCAGCCTTGAGGAGCTGGATAAGGCACGGTTTTTTGTGGTGCTGCGTGACGTAGCTACCAAGGATAAGCTGATGGGCTGGCGCATCGACGATTTGGCAGGTTTAGCGGTGACAATCAGCTTTATCATCAGCAAAAAAGGGCAGGTGCCCCGCAAAGACGTCGAGGCATTGCTCTCCGAGAAGATCCCGAACTGGAAAGTGGGCCTCAACCTTGACCGGTACATCCGCAGCGGCTACTTATCGCAGGATGAGCATGGGATGCTGTTTCTGGATTGGCGCACCCGCGCGGAAGTGGATGAGAAGAAGCTGATTGAGATGCTGCTGAGCGCGGAGAAACAGAAAGCGCTCGCAGAGTTGCCTGTGCAGGATAGCGAGGCTGAAGAGGCTTCTGGCACAGAAGAAGATAAAGAATAACCCTTCTGTTTGCCCAACTGTTATCTTAGGTTAATGCCCATTTGGGGTTTAGCTGCGCGTATGCTTGGTGATGCACACGGTATACGTCTCCGTTGCCAGCCCAGATTATGACTAAAAGCTCTGTGACGCTGCCGGGCCATGTTCCGTTAAGGGGCAGTGTAACGCTCCAAGCGGGACACAAAACATTGCCTTCCCTTACAGTGGGCCCCAAACTTGCGGTGATCTTGTTTTCTGTGACGTTAAAGCCCGATACCACCCAATCATCTGACATACGATAAGAATAGTTTTTTATGGCTTCCATCGCGATTGCTACGGCTTGCTCTTTCGAAACGTTCACCGTTGTGTCACCTATCTTGTCGCCTCGGCGGTCAATAAAGCCAGAAAATACGCCGTCAGTGAAGGCTGCGTTTATGACAAGGTATTCGCATCCGTTGATGACGCGGACCCAACGGAAGCCTACGGAGTCGCCGAACGCTGTGCCTGTGAGGTCTTTATGGGTAACGGTGAGTTTTAGGTCCCCTGCGGTTATGGTTGGATTCTGGGTTGGATCCACGTTTGCTAGCATGGCTATCATTTCTTTTGAATCTAAGTTAGAGTATGCTTGGTATTTTTCTAGGAAGCTTTGGGCTGCTTGGGTTATGTTGGGATACGTTTGGTCAGTTATGATTGAACCCTTGATGTCTAATTGGCAATGATAAACTACTCCGTTATCGAGCGTTAAAATGCAGGTTAAGGTGGAGTCTTTTGCTTCCAGAAGATATGTTTCTATCCCTGGATCGGAATCGGCGCCTATGACTCCGCCTAAGCTCTTGTTTGAGGAGAACGGAGGCTTAAACGTTATGTTATACTGTGAACTGTCGATTGGCAATACGTTTTCTATGAAAGCCAACGCTTCGCTATGCTCGATCGGAGCGGCTGATTGAACAGGGGACCTTTCGAACGAAAAAATTAAAGTGGCCACTAGGGTGCAAAGAGCCACTAAAGCCAAGAGTAATACAATAGCTCGTCTCACTCTAATTCGCCAATTTTGTATGAGCATAAATTTATGATAAAAGCGTTTTCGTCAAACTTTCTTGACTAACCCCGAAACCTTCAAGTCAAGATTTCTTGACCAGCAAAATCAGAAGCGACTACTTCAGACCGAATGAGCATGCATGCTGGGATTGGCGCAGCGCGTGGAAGTGGATGAGAAAAAACTGATTGATCGGCTGCTGTCGGCGGAGAAACAGAAGGCTGAAGCCGCTGCTGAGGCGATTGAACCCAAAGAAGAGGAATCTGAAACCAGTCAAGAAGAAAAAGATTAGCCTTAGTAGAAACTGCGGGGTTACTATTTTTCTTGTCTCTTGTTTGACCCAATCGTTAACCCGAAGAATCCGACAAAAAACATGTACAGCGACCAAAGCGACATTGCAAGGCACGGAAAAAGCAGTTGGGAAACGAAAACCTCTGGACTAGAAATATACCAGCCTAAATCGTAAGGGTAGATTAACTTGTGATATAGCAGAACAGACCCCATAACTCCCAGAAGGTAACCCACATACGTTACACCTATCCACAAGGCGATAAATCGCTTATGTTCCATGCTTATTTTTTTATTTTTTCCAATCCAGTAGAAATAGACAAGCGGAGTTACCGTTGAAAGCAAAATGGTAACTATTATTTCTGAAAAAAAGTATCCGTAGGTAACACCCCAAACGACCGTGTTGAGCCCCAATAAATCGATTATAAATTGCCAGTTTGCAGTAAACCCAACGGCAAACGAAACCAAAAAAGCAACTGATAAGATTTTTAGGTGCAGCTTCATGTTTTTTCTTCCTCGTTTGCAAATGTGTGAGTTTGCGAGGTTTGTTTGCGTTTTTTTCTTTGGGCGCCTAATACTAGGGCGCACATTCCGGCAAAGAACAGGTAGAGAAACGGCAGATAAAGAAACACATCTGGGAATACCTGCATGGGTGTAAATGATAACAAGCCGAGCGCAAAAGAATTGAGGGGTTCAGAAAAGAAGTACTCGTACAAAACTGCGGATAATGCTTCCCCAATAAAGTAACCTGCTATAGTGGCTAAGAAGAAACCCATCGCTACCGCCTTGAGTTGAGGCAAAGCATTCGACTTCCAGCCGATAAGATAGAAAACGCTGAATGCAACAAAATTGTTAACTGCAAAAATTACCAATCCCCCCGTTATCCAGCTACCTGAAAGGGCATTACTAATTAGCAGAGTATTAGAGAATAACCCTGCAATAAAGGAGAGTGACAGCCCAACAATCGCTGCTTTCACTGAGGTGCTTAACGCCAAACACCTGCTGTTCTTTATGGTTTTTGTTGGAAGCGCAATAACTACAACCAACAATGCCCCTATAGAAGCAAATATGCCTATTACCGCGATTTGAAATCTGGTTAAACCAAATAGAAGAATAACTGTGGGGTCAGATGGCGCTGGCGTCGGAGTGGGATTCTGCGGCGGCGGAGTAGGCGCGCTAAATTCGGGGTTACCTATTGCATAGAGTCCATCCGAAGTACCGATGTATAGTACTCCATAAGCCACCACAGGGTTTGAAGTTATGCCCCATTCCGTGTCAGCTAGCAGGGTGTAATTCCAGATTTTTGCACCGTTGGCTGCGTTCAAAGCATAAATGCTGCCGTCTCGCCCCCCGCAATAGATGATGTTGCCTAAGGCTGCGGGACTTGAAGTTAACCAACCATCGGCAGCAGCCCAAATTACTTCGCCATTACCCGCGTTTAAGGCATAGAAGGTCCCGTTTCTTGCGCATATATAGACTATTCCGCCAGAAACCGTCGGTGATATGATTGCCGAATACTCACTTCGATAGTCAACCGCGATCAAACTCCAAAGCGGCGCACCGTTATGCGCATTTAACGCATAAAACCCCTTCTCAAAGGCAATATATACCACCCCGTTAGCTACCGCCGGGTCGCCTGCAAACACTAGAATGTTGGACTCAAACATTTCATTAACCGTGTAGCTCCAAACAAGCGCTCCGGTATCCGCGTTTAGGGCGTAAACTCTGCCGTCGTCAGAGCCAATGAAGAGAATTCCTTCCACTACCGCTGGCGACGACTCAATCGTGTTCTCTGTACTGTACATCCAAACTCTTTCGCCCGTTGTTGCATTAAGTGCATAAACGTTCCCGTTTTTTGAGCCAACATACACAATGCCGTTAACCACAGCCGGCGAGGAATCTATTGCTTCAGAAAAGCCTTCCCCTTCATCTTTATATGATTGATAATCCCAAAGCAAAACTCCATTAGTTGCATCTACAGCCAAAACGTCGCCGATATAGGTGCCAACGTAAACAACCCCTTTTACTACCGCGGGCGAGGCAGGAAAGAATGAGTCTGTCCAGTAACTCCAAAGTAGCGATCCGTTAAGGGCGTTAAAAGCAGTCAAGTTCTCATTATCACAGATTACATAAACTACTCCATCGGCTACTACAGCAGAAGATGCTCCCTCAAGCATGGTATAATTCCAGATTAGGTTTGGCGAGATTGGGTCACCGCTTCCAAGCCCTGTTCGGGCGCTATTTTGATGAAACATAGGCCACTCGTTGGAGGATTCTTCTGCTTGAGCAGGCATGGTTTGGGTGATAAGTATAGCGGAAGTTAAAACTGATAGAATTAAAGTAAACACTATCAGGTTAGCCATTGTTGGCTTCATCAACTGATATTTTGCCGAGGCGGATATATAATTTTGTGAAAATGCGTTAGGCGGCTTTTTCTAGTGCATGGGAATGGTCTTGGCAAAACAAAGGTATACGGCGGGTGATGTTTTGGCTTGATGTGTCCTCAACAAACTGCATATTTAGTTGCCCTTATAGCGTTTCCGTCAATGTTTCTTGACTAACTCTGAGCCTTCAAATTTTTTTTTGACTTCGCCCGGGACTGCAAACCCGCCTGCGGCAAACATGCAGCCAAATCAAGCCGCAGCCAACAGTTTCCTAGAGAAGCGCGCCTCTGCTCTGCAGTTGTATATGGGGTTTGGCCTGTGGGCGGCAGATGTTGAGTCTATAAATAGAGGGGGGGTAGATTGGCGCAAGCAACAGACACTCGCCAAGGATATGGCAAACCTTAAAGCCTCAGAGCAGCAACTAAGCAAGCATGACCCAGAGCACGCCTAGAAAACGTGATAAGGCCTTAACTTTCTGGCTTATCCTAATTTTGGCTGGGAACATCCTGTTCTTGGTTTCTCAACTCGAGTATGTCTGGGAAGACTTCAGCTTCTTTTTTTGGCCCCTAAAACTAATTCTTTTTCCGTTCTCTGGGGTCTCCCCAAGTATCCCTATTTGGGGCACCGCACTCTTCCTCGTTTACTCATCAGTCAGCGTCGGCGCCGTTGCCGCGCTTTTCAGCTGGCGCAAATGGGGCTTTTACGTGCTTTCTGCGGTGGCGCTTGCCGCTTTAGTCACATGCCTTTTCATCGGCGTTTTAGACTTAGCCGTACTGGTTAACTTGGGCGGCATGCTTTTCCTTGGTTTTCTGCTGTACACAAGCGTCAATTCAAAAAACCCCTCCCAGACAAATTAGCGCCCTAAGAATGGTTATTACTAAGAGGTAAAGCCGCATAATCGGTATCTGAAAAAAGGGAAGGGTTAGGGTCGTTTTATGGGGGCAAAGCTGATTTCGATTTCGCCCCATCCTGCTTCTGATGCAGACTGAGTTGCTGTTTGGGCTCCACTTGTGTCTGTGGCTGTAGTTGGGGTTTTGGTTGTTGCTGCGGCTTCTTCTTGGGGGTTGAATGCAACGCGGACTTTGCTGGTTATGCTGAAGTTCTTGGGCAAATCCCGCTCGATCACAAAGCCTGTGCGGGTGGTGAGTGCTTTACGAATCTGCGTTTCAGTCAGTGGGGTTGTGGGCAGGGCTGTGAGTTTCTTTTTGTCTGCTTCTATGCTGACTTTGATGGGTAACTTTACACGGAGATGCTCGATGCTTAGCAGCGCGCTGCTTTTGCCCAGATCGGTGCCTTCGGTGCTTGCGACGCTGGTGATGTAGTCGAGTGCGCTCTGCACTTCGTTGTGGATGGCAAGTATGGCTTCGGTGAGGTAACTGGCGTTTTTCTCAGTTGCTTGACTCATGGAACCACCGTCTTGAAGGTTATTTCAACCTCGCTTAAAACGTCGGCTTTAAGCGTTAGAAACTCTGGTTTGCTGGCGCTTATGGGCTGAGCAAACACTCGTCTGATGCCTAACCCCGCGATTTTGGAGCCTGTTGTTGATGATGCTGTTTGGGTGCCTGCTTCAAAGCGTAGGTTTAGTTTTGATTTTATGTGGCCGTTGTCAACGTAGACGCGTGGAATGCCCCGAGCAACTACGGTTTTAATTATGTCAAGGTGCTGCTGCGCCAGTGTCAAACGGGTGGCAGCCAATATGTTGGCGTAGCCAGCGGTGCTGATGAC is a window from the Candidatus Bathyarchaeota archaeon genome containing:
- a CDS encoding PQQ-binding-like beta-propeller repeat protein; the protein is MIPQGAPQGSGCMALYPCNLTLYSLLSFQVMTSYSSALPRFVILLDNNSDASADILLLSDYQSASNGAWVSSQGGERWGWTEANQNLTAYGSTWSELGYWKLRYGNATVVYVGVALEYWAVADANGLGQPLYADELTLNGVTYRIANGASAQPDDWAMYRHDLQRTGASSSAVSTGQLAWRFFTGNSPASPSLADRLRASPTVADGVLYMGSNSSRFYALNASSGSQIWAVNVGVNIDSSAAVANGVVYVGLLWDGHHGYVDAFNATNGALIWQYVTSGGVESSPAVVDGVVYVGTVAGYVHALNASSGAQMWSYRTGGQVFSSPNFVDGVLYVGSLDGCVYALNAANGDCIWASYFGSQVYSSPVVVDGVIYVCTDTGNVYALSAVDGSVIWQAYVGSGNDHTDSSPAVAHGIVYVGARNGFYAFNATSGQQLWFFNSPYTARHYTGYFYSSPTVAGDVVYCGYEDSRLFALNAYNGSIVWSYLTGGFLFSSPVIVDGVVYIGSYDGYIYALGYTGAAHLQTIIPESTPSSSATPAPSSTASQSNSPTATPTPAAVSEPAQNEPQTIEQTQPDLISQSQPLQPQATVAPSNPVWINWYILAGIVAAALAALISLLIVFKPSAAQKNL
- a CDS encoding C2H2-type zinc finger protein encodes the protein MSEPDYPYPKRPIEPIENVSDNLPPMPPEPPPSPPPPETIPIPTRFSCSLCGKAFNTREELTLHTQTTHQSPKKQV
- a CDS encoding PQQ-binding-like beta-propeller repeat protein, which produces MANLIVFTLILSVLTSAILITQTMPAQAEESSNEWPMFHQNSARTGLGSGDPISPNLIWNYTMLEGASSAVVADGVVYVICDNENLTAFNALNGSLLWSYWTDSFFPASPAVVKGVVYVGTYIGDVLAVDATNGVLLWDYQSYKDEGEGFSEAIDSSPAVVNGIVYVGSKNGNVYALNATTGERVWMYSTENTIESSPAVVEGILFIGSDDGRVYALNADTGALVWSYTVNEMFESNILVFAGDPAVANGVVYIAFEKGFYALNAHNGAPLWSLIAVDYRSEYSAIISPTVSGGIVYICARNGTFYALNAGNGEVIWAAADGWLTSSPAALGNIIYCGGRDGSIYALNAANGAKIWNYTLLADTEWGITSNPVVAYGVLYIGTSDGLYAIGNPEFSAPTPPPQNPTPTPAPSDPTVILLFGLTRFQIAVIGIFASIGALLVVVIALPTKTIKNSRCLALSTSVKAAIVGLSLSFIAGLFSNTLLISNALSGSWITGGLVIFAVNNFVAFSVFYLIGWKSNALPQLKAVAMGFFLATIAGYFIGEALSAVLYEYFFSEPLNSFALGLLSFTPMQVFPDVFLYLPFLYLFFAGMCALVLGAQRKKRKQTSQTHTFANEEEKT